In Arachis stenosperma cultivar V10309 chromosome 1, arast.V10309.gnm1.PFL2, whole genome shotgun sequence, one DNA window encodes the following:
- the LOC130967134 gene encoding uncharacterized protein LOC130967134 yields the protein MADREGAGLNLHAKVTHDAKLKELLHRITSLEIKLCSDAAKEFIKLLKSEDGGSLLREYLRGSPKCSELLGAWKLRQGKQGMHYVLDLVSTILNHPIGKYNHADVESVCVSKELDKFARLIFAEYIGDVYKELSSKEVKRQKAALMLMVSVVRRGHSLASEVAKNFDFKHPEFKRIAEPKRRNNDERSAKIGGRWLLLRKSFVGFAMSFLEVGKPGLLRWILQQREMYYGVLRGLGNDDDETVMFVLTTLRDRVLVKESLVPPSLRSVLFGSVTLDQLVGVCGRDGGGDAAELAYEVLVMVCTNPINGLMPDLERRPNPLKGNPKRIMGFMRKLRGTEIQYHRDLLLAISNARFSFGLSYLKEFPYNIEDDTSPSWTYAISVAADLVSSVGNGLSKELVDCQSKDLQSFDKMDLLSTVKCLFPRPFSRSIFNKGLLSTKPHVKHGALRLILELMKFLDSLFGGMSRNSSFRYKLSQYMGSTKQEIQNYVQAFLPDPQVLISLIYPLDSCSEAQESSLKRTACNLEHVSNSRKKLKMDTSENDVDIVVGGISTGPDIDLASDSGAVDNDVKPDTLDDEEDLMNIMGEIWSVDLCSMGVSTLRDAESYLKSKLLDALKYYRRTLPFTLDKSFESFKDLLKNPLELTSNLQVSLLSLLAEYIEWCPENDIPIRTPPMLYKYLQPLLKLLMFSPVNGARDQAYRLAMAAMFSTGAFDRNPHEIEAWFLYLPGYHKTRSPINILEVEVLQSLCSTVISFLCDAVSTIGNNLFKYWSILKNYVDGLKGGKEFSPDFSPLTVCVLEKCLRVIRSKSGTYSLPKKSMVLSYTCNTVKSLLQTQVDAELLSALVTADLTQRLDDNYEYDGAFPKWKPMKNLLDFLDSISCQQNCSHFSKNEESVPSDGSLGSALGDIKGLLSSTASNEMVETSMALLSSFIWGGVDDKLMNLRSHALISHDLLGVPFSLLSSVFFLDPSVILHASKLWPVKFAVGLDMAISDLDSNSQNAPPVDTSDLTSHPDSLTCNQLLDSSEADVTAFSIFLKQAPFHVIFPAVMCMEGSDISKVSKVKDLLLHKLSRSMSDSSLLHSLRLVLFWTHQIQLCYKVNPLAKTEWHLNLCVILVRKMLAQLLVPEGSLDCSTNSAFCSSSYNTQEVIKIIFCHPSVLMSLSSPLGSSHNFTNVTVGNGFEVVNGLSGEEFHKFRNPILNILRMALDYMWSLCSTQLCASEAQEVTNNIVEAFKGLQHKLFVIVRDRFELCISAKDIMPLLPTSYALHFCIRFLSPFKLLELVDWIFKRVEVDDLPTKKSCLSIGCSLVAGAFNTLSIYFQQPIRNRAPYDNFWEISEKNMRADAFEQIYSRVVEFSLNYETDCADKCLVEAVNALYMQKHMQQETFHPLLLVMCKIVMVTPVRMLFQCVQKTNAQRAKFLYILTEMSSVHSSIFGHLFLAVVNKGLYHDNIGFEGQASDVTLSEDQFLLLLPAALSYLSQSSKRFGRCNDKDLKHLPYFYSKILLKGLSEWNKFISKDIFEEEYGEFFPASVQQLLCHMDHSLLGKSIHMLQYYFALNGDSMKLKKRLKLFKSICQHSAARDELMDCDSQVINNYSLNQSLNLIYRVVARISFCKLLLFPEEAGEDFKVAPAEMQSKLDTSRIRYINLLVDIWQSIVKKTSLPPPNQAGAGKSTNILLLYNHLEVFVLESILELTVKMHDGLIQLQSIAFLEQLIRHAFLYRFGDFTTMKTLRLILTQLNEGSLSCDTYLQLLLAHSQFASTLYSVCKPAGSLFKPVSSILKCLVIPSHDHRENDEKLTEKLTDLSTGPLEIVRLLRVLLWMRGHQTDIDSGNDIGINIKELHALLCRCYGATLNQIDLEIYNLIHEIESMSGSQSLNLSDVECLWGLASLDPNMGHSLEQCASSNIKFDSEPIEVCSGSQNRENIPIDPDICISTVLSFPYDRSIADMLPAGNNIEPDTFGKQIQSPLVEVGLRYDPRFILRFSIHCLSQSRIEPVEFAGSGLLAIAFVGMSSSDLGIRKLAYGTLDKFKSALENCQKRKDVMGLRLLLNSIQNSIEEPWQRIPSFIALFAAEASCVLLDSSHDQYAAISTMLIHSSKLNMRVIPLVDNFFWSTSINFKAERCWMLRLLYAGLNSDDDAIIYIKHSILESLMSFYVSPLMDVESKDLIIEVIKKSVKFHKIARHLVKQCSLLSWFSSIISVNRERLNGEEKRVFLKHVSVILKAVNDVISLGRISKWLQSYGLEQLMELSSILLNSLLQDVTFANETLGFISPFLKMIASMFKLSQKRKIYQPHFTLSIEGLYQIYQAGSKLDEATKGINQEAALEAILMNAPPISIFLMKQERLESFLIWAITTALQSDSSRRMRVNKSHIFRTNNYREESHEHSLLSKLLRWLTASVIIAKLYQKPNDMDSAFVETHDLNSLHSLLVQAGNANGQRHDIGIGCGKLLASVIFCLQLLHDIDPEVLPSTVSALCLLTFGASNFAVGRGDLLKEYSTFISSHCSRVRCPPEANPSWRWSFYHPWKDCSPELTDSQKMDEYHSCLTLLVVVSNVLGEKKLELASLSPLDIERSGLFQWEKSLLEN from the exons TAGTTTGGCCTCTGAGGTTGCCAAGAATTTCGATTTTAAGCACCCGGAATTCAAGCGAATTGCGGAGCCTAAGAGGAGGAACAATGACGAGAGGAGTGCCAAGATTGGGGGGAGGTGGTTATTATTGAGAAAGTCGTTTGTTGGGTTCGCTATGTCTTTTTTGGAGGTTGGGAAGCCTGGCCTACTCAGATGGATTCTGCAGCAGAGGGAGATGTATTATGGCGTGCTTCGTGGATTGGGAAACGACGATGATGAGACAGTTATGTTtgttttgacgactctgcgggACAGGGTTCTTGTGAAAGAGTCGTTGGTGCCACCGAGTCTGAGGAGTGTGTTGTTTGGGAGTGTGACGCTGGATCAGCTGGTTGGTGTTTGTGGAAGGGATGGTGGTGGTGATGCTGCTGAGTTGGCGTATGAGGTTCTTGTTATGGTCTGTACTAATCCGATTAATGGGTTGATGCCGGACTTGGAAAGGCGTCCGAATCCGTTGAAGGGTAATCCGAAGAGGATCATGGGGTTCATGAGAAAGCTGAGGGGGACTGAGATTCAATACCACAGAGATTTGCTTCTGGCGATTTCTAATGCCAGATTTTCTTTTGGCTTGTCATATTTGAAAGAGTTTCCGTACAACATTGAAGATGATACATCACCTTCATG GACATATGCAATATCTGTGGCAGCTGATTTGGTTTCATCCGTGGGGAATGGCCTTTCCAAGGAACTGGTTGATTGTCAATCAAAGGATCTGCAATCATTTGACAAAATGGATTTACTCAGTACCGTGAAGTGCTTGTTTCCTCGTCCATTTAGCAGGTCAATTTTTAATAAGGGATTGCTTAGTACTAAACCTCATGTGAAACATGGCGCTCTAAGGCTTATCCTGGAGTTAATGAAATTTCTAGATTCTCTCTTTGGTGGTATGAGCCGCAATTCGAGTTTTAGATATAAATTATCACAATATATGGGGTCTACCAAGCAGGAGATTCAGAATTATGTTCAGGCATTTCTTCCTGATCCTCAAGTTTTAATATCTCTGATTTACCCTTTAGATTCCTGTTCAGAGGCACAAGAGTCAAGTTTGAAGAGAACTGCATGTAATCTTGAACATGTCAGCAACAGCAGAAAGAAGTTAAAAATGGATACATCAGAGAATGACGTAGATATAGTTGTTGGTGGGATTAGTACAGGTCCAGATATTGATTTGGCCAGCGACAGTGGAGCAGTTGACAATGACGTAAAACCTGATACGTTGGACGATGAAGAGGATCTCATGAATATTATGGGGGAAATTTGGAGTGTGGATCTCTGTTCCATGGGTGTCAGCACATTGAGGGATGCAGAATCATACTTAAAGTCTAAACTGCTTGATGCTCTCAAATACTATCGC CGAACTTTGCCTTTCACTCTGGATAAATCTTTTGAGTCTTTCAAGGATCTTCTCAAAAACCCATTGGAGTTAACAAGTAATCTGCAGGTCTCATTGTTGTCTTTGCTAGCGGAATATATTGAATGGTGTCCGGAAAATGATATTCCAATAAGAACTCCTCCCATGTTGTACAAATATCTCCAGCCGTTACTTAAGTTGCTAATGTTTTCACCAGTCAATGGTGCAAGGGATCAGGCATATAGGCTGGCTATGGCAGCTATGTTTAGTACTGGTGCTTTTGACAGGAACCCTCATGAAATAGAAGCATGGTTTTTATATTTACCAGGTTATCACAAAACGAGATCCCCCATCAATATCCTGGAGGTAGAAGTATTGCAGAGTTTGTGCTCAACTGTCATATCATTCTTGTGTGATGCTGTTTCTACAATTGGGAataatttattcaaatattgGAGTATTCTTAAGAACTATGTCGATGGTTTGAAAGGTGGAAAAG AGTTTTCACCTGATTTTAGCCCTTTGACTGTATGTGTGCTGGAGAAATGTCTAAGGGTGATCAGATCTAAATCAGGAACCTACTCGCTGCCTAAAAAATCAATGGTATTATCATACACTTGCAATACAGTCAAGTCTCTCTTGCAAACACAG GTCGATGCTGAATTGTTATCTGCTTTAGTTACTGCAGACTTAACGCAGAGACTTGATGACAATTATGAATATGACGGAGCATTTCCCAAGTGGAAGCCAATGAAGAATTTGTTGGATTTTCTGGATAGCATATCATGCCAACAAAATTGCTCACATTTTTCTAAGAATGAGGAATCTGTGCCTTCTGATGGCTCCTTAGGAAGTGCACTTGGTGATATAAAAGGATTATTAAGTAGCACTGCTAGCAATGAGATGGTTGAAACATCCATGGCTCTCCTATCCTCCTTTATTTGGGGAGGAGTTGATGATAAATTGATGAATCTGCGATCACATGCACTCATTTCACACGACTTACTTGGAGTTCCTTTCTCACTTTTGTCATCAGTGTTTTTTCTTGATCCTAGTGTTATTCTCCATGCTTCCAAGCTGTGGCCTGTAAAGTTTGCTGTTGGCTTGGACATGGCCATATCAGATCTTGATAGTAATAGTCAAAATGCTCCTCCTGTTGATACTTCTGATCTTACTTCTCATCCTGACTCCCTAACATGCAACCAACTTCTGGATTCTTCTGAAGCTGATGTCACTGCATTCAGTATCTTTCTAAAACAGGCACCTTTCCATGTGATATTTCCTGCAGTGATGTGTATGGAAGGTTCTGATATATCAAAGGTATCTAAAGTGAAAGACCTGCTTCTGCATAAATTATCTAGGTCCATGAGTGATTCCTCCCTTCTTCACTCTCTGAGACTTGTGCTCTTCTGGACTCACCAGATTCAGTTGTGTTATAAAGTTAATCCGTTAGCTAAAACTGAATGGCATTTGAATCTATGTGTCATTCTTGTAAGGAAGATGCTAGCACAATTGTTGGTTCCAGAAGGTTCTTTGGACTGCTCTACAAACTCTGCTTTTTGTTCTTCAAGCTATAACACTCAAGAAGTGATTAAAATAATCTTTTGTCATCCTTCTGTTTTGATGTCATTATCCTCTCCATTGGGAAGTAGTCACAACTTTACAAATGTCACTGTAGGGAATGGCTTTGAGGTGGTCAACGGATTATCCGGAGAGGAGTTTCACAAATTTAGGAATccaattttaaatatattgaGAATGGCTCTAGACTACATGTGGTCCTTATGTAGTACCCAACTTTGTGCATCAGAAGCCCAAGAAGTTACCAATAATATTGTGGAAGCCTTTAAAGGTCTTCAACACAAGCTATTTGTAATTGTTAGAGACAGATTTGAGCTGTGTATTTCTGCTAAAGATATAATGCCTCTCCTTCCAACATCATATGCATTGCATTTTTGCATTCGGTTTTTATCTCCTTTTAAGCTCCTTGAATTAGTAGACTGGATATTCAAAAGAGTTGAGGTGGATGATTTGCCAACTAAGAAATCCTGTTTGTCTATTGGATGTTCCTTGGTTGCCGGTGCTTTTAATACTTTGTCCATTTATTTTCAACAGCCAATCAGGAACCGAGCACCCTATGATAACTTTTGGGAGATATCTGAAAAGAATATGAGAGCTGATGCTTTCGAGCAGATCTACAGCAGGGTAGTTGAGTTTTCTCTAAATTATGAAACAGATTGTGCAGATAAATGCTTAGTTGAAGCTGTGAATGCTTTGTATATGCAGAAACACATGCAACAAGAAACATTTCATCCTTTGCTGTTGGTCATGTGCAAAATTGTAATGGTTACTCCTGTGCGAATGCTTTTTCAATGTGTTCAGAAAACAAATGCACAGAGAGCAAAATTCCTGTATATCCTCACTGAAATGAGCTCTGTTCACTCGTCAATCTTTGGGCATTTATTTTTGGCTGTGGTGAATAAGGGTTTATATCATGATAATATTGGATTTGAGGGACAAGCCTCTGATGTTACTCTTTCAGAGGATCAGTTTTTGCTGCTTCTACCTGCTGCTTTGTCTTATTTGAGCCAAAGCTCTAAGAGATTTGGGAGGTGCAATGACAAAGATCTTAAACATTTACCATACTTTTACTCCAAGATTCTTTTGAAAGGTCTTAGTGAGTGGaacaaatttatttcaaaagaCATATTTGAGGAAGAATATGGGGAATTCTTTCCAGCATCTGTGCAACAACTACTGTGTCATATGGATCATAGTCTTCTTGGAAAATCAATCCATATGTTGCAGTACTACTTTGCTCTTAATGGAGATtcaatgaaattgaagaagcgtCTAAAGCTGTTCAAATCCATTTGCCAACATTCTGCTGCACGTGATGAACTGATGGACTGTGATAGTCaagttattaataattattcatTGAACCAATCTCTCAACTTAATTTATCGTGTTGTTGCAAGGATATCATTTTGCAAACTATTATTGTTTCCTGAAGAAGCAGGTGAGGATTTCAAAGTGGCTCCTGCTGAAATGCAAAGCAAATTGGATACATCCAGGATAAGATATATAAACTTGTTGGTGGATATTTGGCAGTCTATTGTTAAGAAAACATCTTTGCCTCCTCCTAATCAGGCTGGAGCTGGAAAAAGCACAAACATTTTGTTGCTATATAATCACTTGGAGGTCTTTGTGTTAGAAAGTATTCTTGAGTTAACAGTAAAGATGCATGATGGTCTTATCCAGTTGCAGTCCATTGCTTTCCTAGAGCAATTAATCAGACATGCTTTTCTATATAGATTTGGTGATTTTACAACAATGAAGACCCTCCGTCTTATATTAACTCAGCTTAATGAGGGCAGCCTATCATGTGATACATATCTTCAGTTGTTACTTGCCCACTCGCAGTTTGCCTCCACTCTTTATTCAGTGTGCAAACCAGCAGGTTCTTTATTCAAGCCAGTATCCAGCATTCTGAAATGTCTTGTCATCCCTTCTCATGACCATCGTGAAAATGATGAGAAGCTCACTGAGAAATTGACTGATCTTTCTACAGGACCATTGGAAATTGTTAGATTGCTTCGGGTACTTTTATGGATGAGGGGTCATCAAACTGATATAGATTCTGGAAATGATATTGgtataaatataaaagaattgCATGCACTACTATGTCGTTGTTATGGTGCAACACTCAATCAGATTGATTTGGAGATATATAATCTGATTCATGAAATTGAGTCTATGAGTGGATCACAGTCTTTGAACTTATCTGATGTGGAGTGCctatggggacttgcttctttGGACCCCAACATGGGCCATTCTCTTGAACAGTGTGCATCTTCTAATATCAAGTTTGATTCAGAACCAATTGAAGTATGCTCTGGAAGCCAAAATAGAGAGAACATTCCAATTGATCCTGACATATGCATTTCAACAGTTCTCAGTTTTCCATACGATAGAAGTATTGCCGATATGCTACCAGCAGGAAACAATATTGAACCAGATACTTTTGGTAAACAG ATACAATCTCCTCTTGTTGAAGTCGGACTACGTTATGATCCACGGTTTATCTTGCGTTTCTCAATTCATTGCCTGTCACAGTCACGTATAGAGCCTGTGGAGTTTGCTGGGTCAGGATTGCTTGCAATTGCATTTGTCGGCATGTCATCATCAGACCTTGGGATAAGAAAATTGGCTTATGGTACTCTTGATAAATTTAAGAGTGCATTAGAG AACTGCCAAAAGAGGAAGGATGTCATGGGACTTCGGCTTCTATTAAATTCTATTCAGAATAGCATAGAAGAGCCATGGCAAAGAATCCCTTCGTTTATTGCGCTTTTCGCTGCTGAGGCATCCTGCGTATTGTTAGATTCTTCACACGATCAATATGCAGCTATAAGTACAATGTTGATACACTCTTCTAAATTGAACATGAGG GTTATACCTTTGGTTGATAACTTTTTTTGGAGTACATCTATAAATTTCAAAGCTGAAAGGTGTTGGATGCTTAGGCTACTTTATGCTGGCCTGAACTCAGATGATGATGCCATCATATATATCAAGCACTCTATCCTTGAGAGTCTAATGAGCTTTTATGTCTCTCCTCTTATGGATGTTGAGTCAAAGGACCTAATAATTGAG GTTATAAAGAAGTCTGTTAAATTTCATAAGATTGCTCGACATCTAGTGAAACAATGTTCTCTACTTTCCTGGTTTTCATCTATCATCTCTGTTAATAGGGAGAGGCTCAACGGAGAAGAAAAGAGAGTATTCTTGAAGCATGTGTCGGTAATATTGAAG GCTGTCAATGATGTCATTTCATTGGGAAGAATCTCCAAGTGGTTGCAAAGTTATGGCCTTGAGCAGCTTATGGAGCTTTCGTCTATTCTATTGAATTCCTTACTACAGGATGTTACATTTGCTAATGAAACTTTAGGATTTATAAGTCCTTTTCTAAAAATGATAGCATCAATGTTTAAATTATCTcagaaaaggaaaatatatcAGCCACATTTTACACTATCAATTGAGGGCTTATATCAGATATATCAGGCTGGTAGTAAGTTGGATGAAGCAACAAAAGGTATTAATCAGGAGGCTGCTTTGGAAGCCATACTGATGAATGCACCTCCTATCTCAATCTTCCTTATG AAACAGGAAAGGCTTGAAAGCTTTCTTATTTGGGCTATTACAACTGCTTTACAGTCCGATTCCTCACGAAGGATGAGAGTGAATAAGTCTCACATCTTTCGCACAAATAATTACAGGGAAGAGTCTCACGAGCATTCGTTACTGTCAAAATTATTACGTTGGTTAACAGCATCAGTAATCATTGCGAAACTCTATCAGAAACCCAATGATATGGATTCGGCATTTGTTGAAACACATGATTTAAATTCCCTTCATTCTTTACTGGTACAAGCTGGAAATGCCAATGGACAAAGACATGATATTGGAATTGGCTGTGGGAAGTTACTGGCTTCTGTGATTTTCTGTCTGCAACTTCTTCATGACATAGACCCTGAGGTGCTACCATCAACTGTCTCGGCTCTCTGTCTTCTAACCTTTGGTGCTTCCAACTTTGCAG TTGGCAGAGGTGATTTATTGAAAGAATACAGCACTTTCATATCATCACACTGTTCAAGGGTGCGGTGCCCTCCTGAAGCTAATCCATCTTGGAGATG GTCCTTTTACCATCCATGGAAGGATTGTTCACCGGAGTTAACTGATTCCCAGAAGATGGATGAATATCATTCTTGTCTGACTTTGTTAGTGGTTGTCTCAAATGTTCTTGGCGAAAAGAAATTAGAGTTGGCGAGTTTATCCCCATTAGATATAGAGAGATCTGGCTTATTCCAATGGGAAAAAAGTTTACTAGAAAATTGA